In Setaria italica strain Yugu1 chromosome IX, Setaria_italica_v2.0, whole genome shotgun sequence, the genomic stretch AGGTCCGGATCATCGCCGGCGAGGCCTTCGGCGTGCGCTCCCCGGTCTACACGCGCACCCCGACCATGTACATGGACTTCACCATGCGCCCGGGCTCCCAGCTCCACCAGCCCGTCCCGGAGGGCTGGAACGCCTTCGTCTACATCATTGACGGCGAGGGCGTCTTCGGTCGGGAGAAGTCGGCACCCGTGTCGGCGCACCACTGCATTGTcctgggcgacggcgacgggatCAGCGTCTGGAACAAGTCCGGCGCGCCGCTGCGGTTCGCGCTGGTGGCCGGGCAGCCGCTGGGCGAGCCGGTGGTGCAGCACGGGCCGTTCGTCATGAACTCCCGCGCCGAGATCCAGCAGGCCATGGAGGACTACTACTACGGCAAGAACGGGTTCGAGAGGGCCAGCCAGTGGAGCTCCTCCGCCTGATCATCGATCACCcgcttctgaattctgatgcaTGCATTTTCTTGAGAAATTGACatggaaaaaaaggaaattgcTGTCCTGCATACCTGGATGGGAAAAGACTAAAGAGTAGTAGACCATTAGTAGATACTCTGATCTTGATtatgatttttaaatttttttaatgattGTATTGTAGAAGCATGTGCTTGTCATTTGTATGGTGATTTGTAATAAGCAGGATGGCAAATTCCACTGTTCATCATAGTCAAGGTACGCAATCCAAGTCAACATCACCGGTCGTGCTCCAAGTTTCGAACCTCTAGAGTTCAGCCCGATTTTGTGGATAAGGATTTTTGTTCCTTCAAGTAAAATTTTTCAACACGGGAGTGTTTGCGTACACGTGTCAGCAGAATCAACAAGCCACGTGTCACAGGCCAGTTGGTGGGCATTGCCGCGCTGAAGTGAACCAAACAAAAATCCGGTGGAAAATCATCCGTCCATCCATCGCAGCGAAGCCCAGCCCACTCGAATCggaccctccccctcctccctctccctcctcgcgccccttcccctccacctccactcgTTTCGCTTCTCCCCCCGGACCACCAggtccaccaccgccggcggcagcgaccGGCAGCCACGCCCACGCAATGCTGGCGGCCTCCCTCAAGCCCGCGCCCTCCCTCGCGGCCTTCTCCCCTTCCGCCCGGAGGAGCCCCGCGGCATCagcctccttccccttccctgcCCGCCTCAACCAGCGTccgctcctctccgccgccgcaaccgccgAGGGAACCGGTACTCCCGCGAGCCAGGGAGACGCCTTCTCCTACTCttacaccgccgccgccgctcccccgaTCGATGAGGCGCGCCTGGCCCAGGTTCGTAGCATGTTCAGTGCTGGGTTTTCCTTTCTCCTCTGCTTTTCCGGAGCGCGGGGCTACTGCTCGATGAAATGCCGACCGATTAAGGGAGTCCTGCTGCCTGCAGTTCGCTGCGGACTGGGAAGCTGCGCGCGCGGACAAGGAGCAGGGGAACATCCTCACGCTGCCGGTGCTCAGGTCAAACAGCGGCGGGCTCATCGTCAAGTACAACTCCCTGCAGGGGTTCGTGCCCAACCCTCTCCTCAGCCCCGCGCACTGGTGTAAAGGTACTTTCCGCAATCTGCCACGCGTTTTGTGAACATATTGTGACTGCCTGTAAAGTATGAGGTAGTGCTTGATCGTAGTTAAGCTTGCAGACCCCAAAAGGCCCATCCAAGATGTTACCAAGGACCTAGTAGGGACGTCCATTTCTGTCAAGGTAATTAAGTTTTCTTTGATTGTTCCATTGCACCGTCTATTTGCAGTTGTAGCTACTTTTGCTGTAACCTACTGGGAGGCAAATGAAGGGTATGAGACCAAAAGTTTGATTCATATGTATTCCGTACAATGTCCTGGCTTCTGCCTAATATCAAAGCCTGTATGCAACTTGAAAACGAACATGGTTTCTTCCTAATAAGTTATACTGTGCAAATTGGATGAAATGAGCTCAACATTTGAGGGTTTTGTGGATCCGATTTTACTGACAACCTGAACGTCTAGGTTTCTGAAGTAAATGAGGAGGAAAGGAAGCTTTTCTTCTCCGAGAAGGATGCTAGTTGGTCAACATATTCTTCCCAAATCAAGATTGGCGACATCTATGATGGAATCGTGGGCTCAGTGTTCCACTATGGTGCATTTGTTCACCTGCGATTTCCTGATGGTACTTATTGGCAACACCTTTGCCCTTTTTTGTGCTAACTATTCAATGTAGACTATCTTACAACAGCGACATTCTACAGGATTATATCATCTTACTGGTCTTGTACACCTCTCTGAGGTGTCTTGGGATCTTGTCCAAGACGTCCAGGATTTTCTAAATGAAGGGGATGCTGTCAAGGTCAAAGTGGTCAATGTCGATACGTAAGTACTTTCTAAAACCTCACCTGCATAGCTGCTCAATTGCTATGGCGTGTCTTGATGAATTATTTCTAATATCCTGGTATGACACTTTGGTGTAAGATGTTGAGTCACTGTATCATAGAAACAACATACATGGAAATTGTTAGTAGAATCAGTTGGCATGGATGTACTGGTAACTTGGTATCATTAGCAGTGGcggaacaaagaaaaaaaaaatagtttctgGCTCCGCCAACATTAGGACTGAAGGGTGTGATAACTATGGAGAACACACATACCAAGTGTCTGCATTATCAATTTAACTTTCTCTCAGTTATGCAAGATATACAATTCATAGGGGGGCAAGACAAATAGAATGATGAAATGAGCTAGTTATCTGTTTCAGCAAAGCATCATGTTTCTTTCAGTTAAGAAAGCATTTCTTTCTTACTAATTGGAGAATAATAAAATGTTTGGCTGCTTTGTCATGAATGGGATTCATGGGAAATAATTAGGCATGCTTTGCATTTACAAAAAAACAGGGCGAAGTCAAGGATAGCTTTATCAATCAGACAACTGGAAGAAGATCCTCTATTGGAGACATTGGACAAAGTTATCCCTTTGGTTAGTTGTTGAATACATTGTCTTAGACTCTTAGTGTATTTAACTTTGTGGTGGAAGAAAACTGGATTCATTCAATAACCTTTTTCCGTATAGGAGGCTGATCAATCACCTGATCGTGTCATGTCTCCATCAGAAGTTGAACTTCTGCCAGGACTTGATGGTATATGTAATGAACTATTGCAAGAGGATGGGTATGGTTTTTGTTTCTATGATTGATATCTGATATTTTAACATTGTTGTATACTTCGATAACAAGTTATTTACTTCCACAAATATACTGCAGATAACCATAGTCAAATTAGTTGTATCATCCATAGTCTGATTTATTGTATTGTCTTTACAGTATAATAGACGTACAGTTTGGGCGCCAAGCATTGGAGAAACGTGTTGTTTCACAAGATTTGGAGCTTTGGCTTTCCAACGTATGATTCCAGTCAATGCCGACCTTTTCATAGTTGCAGCTCACAGGAGATGACATATGAAAACGCCACAAACTTGGACTAACTTGTTGGATCTTGTTACACAGGTGCCAGCTAAGGATAACAAGTTCACGCTTCTTGCACGAGCTGGGAGGCAGGTTAGGTTTCTCTGATACACACACAGCACATGATTTGTTTTCTTGTCTGGGGAGTTTCATTATGCTAGTTAACTAGTATTTGGCCTTGGCTGGATCATTCCCAACTAGATAGAAGTACATGAATTATGATTCCTTCTTATTACTTGGCAGGTCCAGGAAGTGTATTTGACAACTTCCCTAGACCAGGAGGGGATAAAGAAGGCTGTGCAAAGAGTACTAGGGCGTGTTCCTTGAGTCTGACCACAGGAAGTAGAAACAGAGGTGTGCCAATCCTCCCCAATTTTCTAACTAGAGCATTATATTGAATCGACAGTATGAGCAGACAGTTGAAATATTCGTCACTGTGCCACACTCTGCTAAATTTTCATCACTGTTGTATGCTACACCAACCAAAAACTGTAAATATTTTCAGTGCTACCATGAATAGGTCAGCCATACATTGTGCATCCGTTAAACAAATATGTGGTTTTGGAAAGTGGTTCTATGTATTTGCTGTGGTCTGCACTTCTTATAGTGTGACTTCAGTTCATCACCTCTTGTACTTGTCTGAACTCTTGAGGCGATTTTGTGTATATGAGTATATGTAAGCTTTATGACACTTCTAACTAAATTATTCAGTACCTGCTGAAGCTTGATATTCCTTTCTTTGCATAGCTGCTGTTGCTACAGGGCCTGATAGATTTAAATATATTCAGTAAGTATTGTTTTTTCAGCACCCATGAATTGTTTAGGGTTCTGTCAAGAATTTTGAACTGGATCATTAGGTTTTCGATCCAATTCCTCTATCCAAACCGGTCCTTATTTATGGATCAGTTTACTGGTTTAGATGCACTGAGCTCTAGAATAAGTACCCAGCCAATTTTGACTGTTTATATCCAGTCGTGCTGAGAGGTGATAAGAACTGCTTGCTctctttttatttaaaaaaaatgtactgCTTCATTTCTAAATTCTTTCGTTAGGAACGATGTGTGAGCTAGATATTATCCAATAAAAAAAGTGCGTAATAAGCTGGCCCCTAGCTGACTTGACCCGAAGAGCCGCAATGACGAACCCAACTGATCGGGACTCGTCGATACTATCCAAATCAAGGAGGCATCTTGACGCCCCTAGAACCGGATCGAGGAGGCCCTGGGTTCGTGGCATTTCGGCATGCCCTCCCTGGTAATTAAAAACACCATTGCTAACTCCGGCCGCCACCTTCCGTGAGCGCCTCTCCCTTTCTGATCTGTACCATCTACGCGTGCCTGATGATCTTCTATTCTTCTTGGGCGACCGACGACGCTTCCGAGGAAGGCGCAAACAAGAATGCCACCCGGCCGAatctgcggcgccggcgccggcgccggcagatCGCGCTCGCCgcgacacagacgagaagaaaaACCAACGCGAGGCGAGGCCACCTCCCCTAGCTAGAAACCTGACAAAAATTAGAGGCCATTATAAGACACGGCCGCGCTGCATCGAgccacctctctctcttcttcttagctccagctccagctccagctagTACCTATACCTACTCTTTCGCTCTGTTCAATAGTGCTCCGATCGATTGATCTGTAGCCAAGCCAGCTAGTGCCATGTCACATGACGGCGGCACGGCCCAGCCATCTTGCACGACGGTGCCGCTGGGCAAATCGGTGCGCCGCGCGCTCCGGGCCGCCATCGGCATGCCGAAGAAGCCCCGCAAGGACAAGCTGAAACTGAAGCCGAAGAAGAAGCCCAACCAGGCGGCCGCGCcgggcaccagcagcagcagctccacgGAGCTGATCATGTCCTTGTCCAaggaggctgcggcggcgaggagggagtCGGTGGTGCGGGTGGTGCTGTCGAGCGGGGTGGTGGAGGTGTACCCGGGTGTGGTGCTGGCCTGCACCGTCATCCGCAAGCACCCGCCGGGCCTCTGCCTCGCCCACCCGGACGTCTTCCGCAACCCGCACGGCGCCGTGCTCCGCCCGCTCGAGCCGCTCTTCCCCGGCCAGAAGTTCCTGCTCATCCCCTGGTCCACCGTCGACAAGCTCAAGCACAAGATCCCCGAGAGCTCCATCGGCGCCTTTGACGAGGATGACGATCAATACTACGGCGCCGTCGACGAGGAGGGGGAAGACACGACAGGGAGCGAGGAGGCCACGTCGTCCACGGAAACGGAGGCGTCGGAGGAGGACCAGGAACACAGCGGCGGCGCACCGGTGACGGAATGGGATGAGGCAGCGGCGGGTGACGGTGGTAGCTTCATGCCGGCGTGCAGCGCGAGGGAGTACTTCGTGGCCAGGGACCGGTGGTCCGAGTGCCGCTTCAAGAGGCTGGCGGAGCAGGGCCTCGCCGTCGAGCCGAGCGCAGACGACGATCAACCGGATCAGAGGAAGGACAAGCAGACGAGGAAGAAggggaacaagaagaagaagcggaaggGTAAGGGGAATAAGAAGCGGAGGGAGCGCccagccgccgccccgccggcgggGTTCAGGGCGTTCGCCGCGCTGAGGAGGACGTGGGAGCCCAGCCTGCcgtcggtggaggaggaggagaacgtCGTCTCTCCTCTCTCCAGTGTGCAGCATCCATCGGAGGAGGCCACCAGAACCGGCGATCATGAGCAGTAAGTTACCTGCTACTGGTTGTTGTTGCACATAGTCCTGCCCGATCCTGTTGCTGTGTCCTCGGTCATCTTGGTGTTGCAGTTCAAGCCTGCGATCAGATTTCTTGCATGTACATCAACTATCAGCAGGTTTTCTGTCCGTGTCAAACGGAAAGGTGTTGTGTATCAGTGTATGTACCTTTGGCAAGTTGACCTTGTTGTGATCGTCGTTTATGTTTGTCGTGCGCTTTGGTGGTGTCGTGGCAATGCAGTTTTACTGTCTCATCTCATGTCCATTGCATGTCTCCTCCCCTTTTTTATGTCATCACAGATACAGTATCGTCATTTACGGCGgtcctcctttccttttttctctcAAAGGAAACAAACGAAAAAGGCCGTCATATGACAACTCGAAACGAAGTAATTTTCACAGAAAATTCATTTGAACGATGAAAACTGCTCGCTCTCGGTCGATTTCTTCGCACGACTCGTCCTGCGATTGCAACATAAAACTGAACGAAAACTATCACTTTCTCGGCTGCAGGGCCACACACACGTGCACGCGCTGCAGGACCAACAAAGGCCCATTCTCGTTTCGTATTTCTCGGCTTGCGGCACCATTGGgattgagggggtgtttggatacgaggtgttaaactttaacagtgtcacatcggatgttcggatgctaattaggagaactaaatatgagctaattataaaactaattgcagaaccctgtgctaatccgcgagacgaatctattaagcctaattaatccatcattagcaattggttactgtagcaccacattgtcaaatcatggactaattaggcttaatagattcgtctcgtgaattacacttcatctgtgcaattagttttgtaattagcctatatttaatactcctaattagcatccaaacatccgatgtgacaggtgttaaattttaacacttggttgccaaacaggccctcagaTGCGGAAGGCTTTGTAGCATGAGTATCGTTTTCTTTTTGAAActgctatattaaaaaaaagaaggttATGTACACTCTCGTCCCCACTAACACAcgaggaaaggaaagaaagggcGTCGCTACGTGCAGTTAATGCCGCCCGTCCCTACTAACACACggggaaaggaaagaaagggcGTCGCTATGTGCAGTTAATGTCGCTGCACAGGATAAATGAAAAACTCTAAGTGTTTAGCTCCTACCGCAATTCATGAGTATCGTTTTCTACTTTGTTGTCTCTTACTATTAACTTCGTGACCACGTCTAATTCCCATTTATTACGATAATATAACATTGCTTTAAAGCGCTTGTTGTCAAATACGGGCATAGATATCTACAAATATTACTCAAAGAATACATGGGGTCATCTACAAATATCTGACTGAATTCTCGAACGGGCTCTAAGATTCTTCCATAAGAAAAAAAGACcaccttagggggtgtttgg encodes the following:
- the LOC101759295 gene encoding uncharacterized protein LOC101759295 isoform X2, translating into MLAASLKPAPSLAAFSPSARRSPAASASFPFPARLNQRPLLSAAATAEGTGTPASQGDAFSYSYTAAAAPPIDEARLAQFAADWEAARADKEQGNILTLPVLRSNSGGLIVKYNSLQGFVPNPLLSPAHWCKDPKRPIQDVTKDLVGTSISVKVSEVNEEERKLFFSEKDASWSTYSSQIKIGDIYDGIVGSVFHYGAFVHLRFPDGLYHLTGLVHLSEVSWDLVQDVQDFLNEGDAVKVKVVNVDTAKSRIALSIRQLEEDPLLETLDKVIPLEADQSPDRVMSPSEVELLPGLDGICNELLQEDGIIDVQFGRQALEKRVVSQDLELWLSNVPAKDNKFTLLARAGRQVQEVYLTTSLDQEGIKKAVQRVLGRVP
- the LOC101759295 gene encoding uncharacterized protein LOC101759295 isoform X1; protein product: MLAASLKPAPSLAAFSPSARRSPAASASFPFPARLNQRPLLSAAATAEGTGTPASQGDAFSYSYTAAAAPPIDEARLAQFAADWEAARADKEQGNILTLPVLRSNSGGLIVKYNSLQGFVPNPLLSPAHWCKVKLADPKRPIQDVTKDLVGTSISVKVSEVNEEERKLFFSEKDASWSTYSSQIKIGDIYDGIVGSVFHYGAFVHLRFPDGLYHLTGLVHLSEVSWDLVQDVQDFLNEGDAVKVKVVNVDTAKSRIALSIRQLEEDPLLETLDKVIPLEADQSPDRVMSPSEVELLPGLDGICNELLQEDGIIDVQFGRQALEKRVVSQDLELWLSNVPAKDNKFTLLARAGRQVQEVYLTTSLDQEGIKKAVQRVLGRVP